The proteins below are encoded in one region of uncultured Eubacteriales bacterium:
- a CDS encoding hypothetical protein (Evidence 5 : No homology to any previously reported sequences): MGDKKEETGCLLLIGQSITALGNWKKIDKHNSVIERFGIMKKQMNVASHHIADLDETKA, translated from the coding sequence ATGGGAGATAAAAAAGAGGAAACCGGCTGCCTGCTTCTAATCGGCCAATCAATTACCGCATTGGGCAACTGGAAAAAGATCGATAAACACAACAGCGTTATTGAGCGATTCGGCATTATGAAGAAGCAGATGAACGTGGCAAGCCACCACATTGCTGATTTGGATGAAACCAAGGCATAA
- a CDS encoding putative acetyltransferase (Evidence 3 : Function proposed based on presence of conserved amino acid motif, structural feature or limited homology), with the protein MDKIITIRNEQETDYERVEELTRKAFWNLYIPGCIEHYLVHVMRSHKDFLPELDLVIEVNNQIIGNIMYTKTKLIDESGEEKDILTFGPVCILPEYQRKGYGKALMEYSFEQAAALDYDAIVIFGNPNNYVSRGFKSCKKYNVCLENGTYPAAMMVKELKQGVLDGRKWIYYQSPVFEIDEKDAERFDEGLESLEKKYQPSQEEFYIHSHSVIQ; encoded by the coding sequence ATGGACAAAATAATTACGATTAGGAATGAACAAGAAACAGATTATGAGAGAGTAGAAGAACTCACAAGGAAAGCTTTTTGGAATCTATATATTCCGGGATGCATTGAACACTATTTAGTTCATGTGATGCGATCCCACAAAGACTTTCTGCCGGAGCTGGATCTGGTGATTGAAGTTAATAATCAGATCATCGGGAATATCATGTATACGAAAACAAAGCTGATTGATGAGTCTGGGGAAGAAAAAGACATCCTTACTTTCGGCCCAGTTTGCATTTTGCCAGAATATCAGAGAAAGGGGTATGGAAAAGCACTAATGGAATATTCCTTCGAGCAGGCGGCCGCACTAGATTATGACGCAATTGTAATATTCGGAAATCCAAATAATTATGTAAGCCGCGGTTTTAAAAGCTGTAAAAAGTACAATGTCTGTCTTGAAAACGGGACATATCCGGCGGCAATGATGGTAAAAGAACTCAAACAGGGTGTCTTGGACGGGAGAAAATGGATTTACTATCAAAGTCCTGTATTTGAGATAGATGAAAAAGACGCTGAGCGCTTTGATGAGGGATTGGAAAGCCTGGAGAAAAAATATCAGCCAAGTCAGGAAGAATTTTATATTCACAGCCATTCTGTTATACAGTGA